A DNA window from Gigantopelta aegis isolate Gae_Host chromosome 4, Gae_host_genome, whole genome shotgun sequence contains the following coding sequences:
- the LOC121371894 gene encoding sorting nexin-12-like, translating to MSNSAATARINTQKQTLEDAYSPPANFLEIDMCNPQTHGVGKKRYTDYELRMRTNLPVFKLKESTSRRRYSDFEWLRNELERDSKIVVPPLPGKALKRQLPFRGDDGIFEEDFIEERRKGLEQFINKVAGHPLAQNEKCLHMFLQEPVIDKNYVPGKIRTT from the exons ATGTCTAACTCGGCTGCGACAGCGAgaataaatacacaaaaacaGACATTAGAAGATGCCTATTCACCTCCGGCTAATTTCCTGGAAATTGATATGTGTAACCCTCAAACACATGGGGTTGGAAAGAAGCGTTATACAGACTATGAGTTGCGAATGAGG ACCAATTTACCCGTTTTCAAGTTGAAGGAGAGTACCTCGAGACGGCGCTACAGTGATTTTGAATGGTTACGTAATGAACTCGAGCGGGACAGTAAG attgTGGTTCCACCGTTACCTGGTAAAGCACTCAAGCGACAGCTGCCTTTCAGGGGGGATGATGGCATTTTCGAAGAAGATTTCATAGAAGAAAGACGGAAGGGATTAGAACAGTTTATTAACAA GGTGGCTGGTCACCCTCTGGCACAGAATGAGAAGTGTCTGCACATGTTTCTACAAGAGCCTGTCATTGATAAGAATTATGTTCCAGGAAAGATTCGAACCACGTGA